CGGTCCGCTCGGCGACGAGGTGACGGCGGCGTTCGCGCTGCGCGACGGCACCGCGGTCGTGGAGATGGCCGAGGCGAGCGGACTCCAGCGGTTGCCCGCCGGCGTCTTCGCACCGCTCACGGCGTCCACGTACGGCTCCGGCGAGCTGCTGCGGGCCGCGCTGGACGCGGGTGCCCGCACCATCGTCTTCGGGGTCGGCGGCAGCGCCACCACGGACGGCGGCGCCGGGATGCTGTCCGCGCTGGGCGCGCGCTTCCTGGACCCGCACGGCGAGCCGGTCCCTCCGGGCGGCGGCGGTCTCGCCGAACTGGCCACGGCCGACCTGTCCGGCCTCGACCCGCGCCTCACCGAGATCGAACTGGTTCTCGCCAGCGACGTCGACAACCCGCTGACCGGCCCGAAGGGCGCGCCCGCGGTCTACGGTCCGCAGAAGGGCGCCTCGCCGGACGACGTGGCGGGCCTGGACGCCGCCCTCGCCCACTTCGCGAAGGTGCTGGAGCGGTCGGCCGGACCGCAGGCCGCCGAGTACGCCGCCGCACCGGGCGCGGGCGCGGCGGGCGGCATCGGCTACGGCGCCCTGCTCCTGGGTGCCCGCTTCCGCCCCGGCATCGAGGTCATGCTCGACGTCCTGGGCTTCGCCCCCGCCCTGGACCGCGCCGACCTGGTGATCACCGGCGAGGGCTCCCTCGACGAGCAGACCCTCCACGGCAAGGCCCCGGCGGGCGTCGCCGCGGCGGCCCGTGCGGCCGGCAAGGACGTCGTAGCGGTCTGCGGCCGCCTCGCCCTCCGCCCGGAGGCCCTGGGCCGAGCCGGAATCCGCCGGGCCTACCCCCTGACGGACGCGGAGCCGGACGTGGCGAAGTGCATCGCGGAGGCCGGGCCGATCCTGGAACGGGTGGCGGAGCGGATCGGGCGGGACTTCCTGACCTGAGCCGGGCTTCCCCGGCCTCCGACCGTGCCTCCTGCCCGACCGTGTCGGGCGGCCGACGGGCACAGGCCGGGGGCCCGGGGGCGAAGCCCGCAGGAACAGCACCCCACGGAAGCGCACGAGAAAGCACAAGCAAAGGGCCCCGGACCGAAAACCCGGTCCGGGGCCCAAGCCAGTCGCAACGCTACGGCAGCTGCGCCGCCCGCGCCTCCCGCCGATTGTCACGGAAGTTGTTCACCCGCCGAGCCGTCGCGAACAGCGGAATCACCGCCCCCATGACCAGCTGAAGCGCGCATCCCGTCTGCAGCAGCAACTGCCCGCCCGGCGCGTCGAAGGCCCAGGCCGCCATCAGGCCCATGCCCAGCACGATCCACGACAGCATCGCCACCGCGAGTCGACCCCGGGGTTTGGGGTATTCCACACGGGACACCATCAACCACGCCGTCCCCAGGATCGCCAGCAGTGTCGCCACGAAGGGCAGCTCCAGCAACACGATGGACACGACCGTCAGCGCGCCGAAGGGCGACGGCATGCCCTGGAAGGTGCCGTCCTTGACCGTGACGCACGAGAACCGGGCAAGCCGCAGCACCACCGCCAGCAGCACGACGATCGCCCCGACCGCCGCCACCCGCTGGTGCGCGTCGTCCGCGACCATTCCGTACACCAGCACGAAGTACGCCGGCGCCAGCCCGAAGCTGATCAGGTCGGAGAGGTTGTCCAGCTCCGCGCCCATGGGGGAGGAGCGCAGCTTGCGCGCCACCAAGCCGTCGAAGAGGTCGAAGACCGCCGCGCAGAGCATCAGGATGACCGCCGTGGCCGCGCTGTGGCGGGCCATGCCGGTCTCCTGGCTGCCCGTGAGGTGCGGGATCAGGATGCCGGTGGTGGTGAAGTACACCGCCATGAAGCCGCACGTGGCGTTGCCGAGCGTCAGGGTGTCCGCTATCGAGAGGCGAAGGGAGAGGGGCATCTCCTCTTCTTGGTCGACCTCGTCGGCTTCCGGGACCCAGCCGGCCTTGGTATCAGGATCAATCACGGTCAATGCGAGTCACCCCAGCCACGGTCTTCTGTCCCACCTCGACCGCGACCTCCACACCCTCGGGCAGGTAGAGGTCGACACGCGAGCCGAACCTGATCAGGCCGATCCGCTCGCCCTGCTCGACCTTGGTGCCCTGCGGCACGTACGGGACGATGCGGCGGGCCACCGCGCCGGCGATCTGGATCATCTCGATGTCACCGAGCTCGGTGTCGAAGTGCCAGACGACGCGCTCGTTGTTCTCGCTCTCCTTGTTGAAGGCGGGAACGAAGCCACCGGGCACGTGCTCGACGGACGTCACCGTGCCGGCCAGCGGCGCGCGGTTGACGTGGACGTTGAGCGGGCTCATGAAGATCGCGACGCGGGTGCGGCCGTCCTTCCACGGCATGATGCTCTGCACCACACCGTCGGCGGGCGAGATGACCCGGCCCTGGGCGATCTCGCGCTCCGGGTCGCGGAAGAACCACAGCATTCCCGCCGCGAGCGCGGTGGCGGGAACGGCGACGGCCTTGGCGGCGCCCGAGCGGCGGGCACGGGCCAGGCTGAGGGCTGCGGTGGCGACGGTCGGAAGGAGCCACGGCGATGCTCCGCGCGCGAGGCGTACGCCGGCCCGGCTGTCGCGAGGTGCAGAGGTTTGGCTGTGGGGCATGGATGACCTTCGTAGCGGATGATGCCGCGCTTCGGCGGGGGACGGCGGCTTTCCGGCGATCGTAGCGGCTCGGAGCCATAACTGGGTAAGCCAGGAAGCCGAGTCGGCGGCCGAAGAGTGCTGACGGGGTGTGATCTTGTTCTCCAAGAAAACACCCCGTATCCGGACATCTAGCCCTGGAATCGATACTCTTCGAGCAGTCTCCGGCCGATGATCATTTTCTGGATCTCGGCGGTACCTTCACCGATCAGCAGCATCGGTGCCTCACGGTAGAGGCGCTCGATCTCGTACTCCTTGGAGAAGCCGTAGCCGCCGTGGATCCGGAAGGAGTCCTCCACGACCTCCTTGCAGTACTCGGAGGCGAGATACTTCGCCATCCCAGCCTCGAGGTCGTTTCGCTCACCGGAGTCCTTTTTGCGTGCTGCGTTCACCATCATCGCATGCGCGGCCTCGACCTTGGTAGCCATCTCCGCCAGCTTGAACTGGATCGCCTGGTGCTGGGCGATCGGCTTCCCGAAGGTGTGACGCTGCTGCGCGTACTGGACACCCAGCTCGAACGCACGCTGGGCGACGCCACAGCCACGCGCCGCCACGTTGACGCGGCCCACCTCGACGCCGTCCATCATCTGGTAGAAACCACGCCCGGTGACCCCGCCGAGCACACGATCGGCAGGAATGCGCAGGCCATCCATGATGAGTTCGGTGGTGTCGACGCCCTTGTACCCCATCTTGTCGATCTTGCCGGGGATGGTGAGGCCGGGGCGGACCTCGCCGAAGCCCGGCTCCTTCTCGACCAGGAAGGTCGTCATCGACTTGTGGGGCGCGGTGCTCTCGGGGTGACCTTCGTCACTTCGGACCAGAACGGCCACCAGAGACGACGTACCGCCGTTGGTCAGCCACATCTTCTGGCCGTTCAGGACGTACGCGTCGCCGTCCTTCACCGCCTTCGACGTGATCGCCGACACGTCCGAGCCGAGACCCGGCTCCGACATCGAGAACGCGCCACGGATGTCGCCGGCCGCCATCCTCGGCAGGAAGTGGTCCTTCTGCTCCTGCGTGCCGTGCTGCTTGAGCATGTACGCCACGATGAAGTGCGTGTTGATGATGCCGGACACCGACATCCACCCGCGGGCGATCTCCTCCACGCACAGCGCGTACGTCAGGAGCGACTCGCCCAGCCCCCCGTACTCCTCGGGGATCATCAGGCCGAACAGGCCCAACTCCTTGAGGCCGTCCACGATCTGCTGCGGGTACTCGTCGCGGTGCTCCAGCTCGGTCGCGACCGGGAGGATCTCCTTGTCCACGAAGTCGCGGACGGTGGAGAGGATCTCCTGCTGGATGTCGGTCAGACCGGCGGTCTGGGCGAGTCGCGCCATGGCTACTTCTCCTGCTCCCTCAGCTGCGGCCGGCCGGGCTGCTCGCCGCCGCGCTCCTTGATGTACGTCTCGGTCGGCACCATCACCTTGCGGCGGAACACGCAGACCAGCGTGCCGTCCTGCTTGTAGCCCTTGGTCTCGACGTGGACGATGCCGCGGTCGTTCTTCGACTTCGACGGCCACTTGTCGAGCACGGTCGTCTCGCCGTAGATCGTGTCGCCGTGGAAGGTCGGCGCCACGTGCCTGAGCGACTCGATCTCCAGGTTGGCGATCGCCTTGCCGGAGACGTCCGGCACGGACATGCCGAGCAGCAGCGAGTAGATGTAGTTCCCGACGACGACGTTCCTGCCGAAGTCCGTCGTCTGCTCCGCGTAGTTCGCGTCCATGTGGAGCGGGTGGTGGTTCATGGTGAGGAGACAGAACAGGTGGTCGTCGTACTCGGTGACCGTCTTGCCCGGCCAGTGCTTGTACGTCGCCCCGACCTCGAACTCCTCGTAGGTGCGTCCGAACTGCATGGCGCTCAGGCCTCCGGGGTCTCGAACTTGCTGGTGCGCCGCATGCCGGCGGCGCGTCCCTTGCCCGCGATGACCAGGGCCATCTTGCGGCTGGCCTCGTCGATCATCTCGTCGCCGAGCATCGCGGAGCCCTTCTTGCCGCCCGCCTCGGACGTGTAGTAGTCGTACGCGTCCAGGATCAGCTCGGCGTGGTCGTAGTCCTCCTGGGAGGGCGAGAAGATCTCGTTGGACGCCTCGACCTGGCCCGGGTGCAGCACCCACTTGCCGTCGAAGCCGAGGGCGGCGG
This region of Streptomyces caelestis genomic DNA includes:
- a CDS encoding acyl-CoA dehydrogenase family protein — encoded protein: MARLAQTAGLTDIQQEILSTVRDFVDKEILPVATELEHRDEYPQQIVDGLKELGLFGLMIPEEYGGLGESLLTYALCVEEIARGWMSVSGIINTHFIVAYMLKQHGTQEQKDHFLPRMAAGDIRGAFSMSEPGLGSDVSAITSKAVKDGDAYVLNGQKMWLTNGGTSSLVAVLVRSDEGHPESTAPHKSMTTFLVEKEPGFGEVRPGLTIPGKIDKMGYKGVDTTELIMDGLRIPADRVLGGVTGRGFYQMMDGVEVGRVNVAARGCGVAQRAFELGVQYAQQRHTFGKPIAQHQAIQFKLAEMATKVEAAHAMMVNAARKKDSGERNDLEAGMAKYLASEYCKEVVEDSFRIHGGYGFSKEYEIERLYREAPMLLIGEGTAEIQKMIIGRRLLEEYRFQG
- a CDS encoding phosphatidylserine decarboxylase; translated protein: MPHSQTSAPRDSRAGVRLARGASPWLLPTVATAALSLARARRSGAAKAVAVPATALAAGMLWFFRDPEREIAQGRVISPADGVVQSIMPWKDGRTRVAIFMSPLNVHVNRAPLAGTVTSVEHVPGGFVPAFNKESENNERVVWHFDTELGDIEMIQIAGAVARRIVPYVPQGTKVEQGERIGLIRFGSRVDLYLPEGVEVAVEVGQKTVAGVTRIDRD
- a CDS encoding MaoC family dehydratase; this encodes MQFGRTYEEFEVGATYKHWPGKTVTEYDDHLFCLLTMNHHPLHMDANYAEQTTDFGRNVVVGNYIYSLLLGMSVPDVSGKAIANLEIESLRHVAPTFHGDTIYGETTVLDKWPSKSKNDRGIVHVETKGYKQDGTLVCVFRRKVMVPTETYIKERGGEQPGRPQLREQEK
- the pssA gene encoding CDP-diacylglycerol--serine O-phosphatidyltransferase, giving the protein MPLSLRLSIADTLTLGNATCGFMAVYFTTTGILIPHLTGSQETGMARHSAATAVILMLCAAVFDLFDGLVARKLRSSPMGAELDNLSDLISFGLAPAYFVLVYGMVADDAHQRVAAVGAIVVLLAVVLRLARFSCVTVKDGTFQGMPSPFGALTVVSIVLLELPFVATLLAILGTAWLMVSRVEYPKPRGRLAVAMLSWIVLGMGLMAAWAFDAPGGQLLLQTGCALQLVMGAVIPLFATARRVNNFRDNRREARAAQLP
- a CDS encoding glycerate kinase, producing the protein MLVAADKFKGSLTAVEVAERVTAGLRRVVPDLDVEALPVADGGDGTVAAAVAAGFERREVRVAGPLGDEVTAAFALRDGTAVVEMAEASGLQRLPAGVFAPLTASTYGSGELLRAALDAGARTIVFGVGGSATTDGGAGMLSALGARFLDPHGEPVPPGGGGLAELATADLSGLDPRLTEIELVLASDVDNPLTGPKGAPAVYGPQKGASPDDVAGLDAALAHFAKVLERSAGPQAAEYAAAPGAGAAGGIGYGALLLGARFRPGIEVMLDVLGFAPALDRADLVITGEGSLDEQTLHGKAPAGVAAAARAAGKDVVAVCGRLALRPEALGRAGIRRAYPLTDAEPDVAKCIAEAGPILERVAERIGRDFLT